GGACAAGTTTGGTGACCGCAAGTGGATGTGGAATGAGGTTTTCGCCAACTGCCCTACCCATCCatgttctccttgatcaccaCCAACTCCCTGCCAGCTCCAGGGGTAAGGATACTCATTCCAGTTGCTTGGTCGCCAATACGGCAGTTTAGTCACGTTGCCAGAAGTGCAAGACAATATCTGAATATCTATCTCAAAAAAAAGACAATATCTGAACTTGGCTGGCCATCGAAGCCGGGATGATCAAAATAATAGGTACACAAACAGCACAAAGCCGGCCGCACACAGCATCTCATGATAAAACCACTTCATCCACTTTCACTCAACGAGAAAAATAGTACACAACAAATGGGCGACAAAAGGAGGGATACAGCTTTGATACAATATGAAATCTGTAGTACCACTCAACAAGAAATTTGAAGCTGTTCTGCTTCCAAGATAGGCTACAACTTTCAACGGAAGCATCAGCACCGCCGTAAGCGCGGGGTCGAATGAACAAGCAAGGAATCAAATCAACGCACTTTTGCATCAACTAAGACATCTAGTAGTAGTCCTGCAAAAAATCACGCGTGCACGTCACAGATACTAGTCATCAGATCAAggttttaaatcgccggctaagATGTTTAGCGGCAGAGCTGCCGCTACGgcgtttagcgggctatagccggcaTTTAGCGGCCTATAGCCGGCTTTAGCGGGCTAAATGCCATAGCGTTTGGCTTTCCTAGAAACTATAGCCgtctatagcggaagctatagccggctatttaaaaccttgCATCAGATGCGAACTAGCGTTGCATTGTGCCACTGACACGACACGACCCGACCGTCATCATCTATCCCAGCTGGCTTGCCGGCTGTTGGTgttgggcggcggcgtcctcctcctcctgggtAGGCAGCTTGAAGCGGCAGAGCGGGCCGAAGCTACTGACCGAGAGCCACTCCACGATGCACTCCCCGTGGAACGCGGGCGCGCACGGCATCGTCCTCAGTGCGTCGCCGGCCTCGTACCCCTCCCGGCACACCGCGCAGCAGgtctcctcgccgtcgccgcccgtggTCGCCATCGTCTCCGGCAGGCCCGCCACGGCGCTGGCTGCGGAACCCGCCGCTCGTGATAGCCGCGCGGTGAAATAAGTGGGGGCCGAGCCGCCATCGTCGACGTCGAGGTCCACGCTGGGCGTGGCCACCATCGCGCCGCCGTAGAACTCGTGGGGCGCGGTGCGCATGATGCGGGTGCGGCGGGGTCCAGGTCCTCCTCCTgtcgccgcggccggccgccggccgcggtaCATGTGGTGCGGCATCAGGAAACCTTCCGGCGCACGCGCCACCTCCATCTGCGCCGGCAGCGCGTACGTGCACGGTGCGCGCCCCTGCTCGTGCTCCGACGGGTACGGACAAGCGATCAAGAAGGTGGATTCAGCTGAACTGtgtgcggcgacggcgacggcggtgccCTCGGACCATCAAGAACGATCAAAACGCAAAGAACTGAATCATCGGGTTGCCACGGCCATCAAGCCGCACCCGTTCTTGGGCGGCGTCAACTGGCGCTGCTCCGGTGGGTCCGCCATCATACACACCCGTTCTAGTAGTGTTGAATGCTGTAATAAAGTGAATTGGTTGGGTTGTTTTGTGTGGTCATGCTCATGCATGACCTTGACACTTCACTGTTGTTGCTTTTCATTTTGTGAGCGAACTATTTGTGTAAGGTACTAAATTGGTATGTACTTTTTctaaattataggtcatttgacttttttgacttTAAATTTAAccgctcgtcttattcaaaaaatttgcacaaacatagtcaaatttaatgtATTCTTGAAGACCATTTATTAATAAAGTAAGCCataacaaaaaaatataatattttgtataattttttgaataagacgagtggtcaaatttagagtcaaaaaagtcaaacgacttaCAATTTGGGGGCAAATTCTTACTACTTAGAGTTTTAATCACGTGAATCAGAGAGGAAAGACGGGAAGTAGAGCAATCTATGATTGATGACGGTTAAGCTCTGGTATAAAATAAAGAAATGCCGcagattttttataaaaaaaaacatcgGCAAAAGAATTTGACGCAAAGGATGCTCATTGAGAAATGGGTTGTTTCAAATACTTTTTGAAAAACAAGTTGGTTTCGAACACTTACTGAAAACTGgcgttagattttttttttacaatttctGCCTCGACAGTACGTTTGTGCGCTTTACCTCTGTCTGAATAACACTGGTAGAATTGGAAATGCCATGATCAGAGCACCGACATGCATATATCATTCATTTCGATCTGCACCCGTGTTGGTGTAGCTGGCCAACCAGTACGATTACGCTCAGACAATCGAGCGCACAATaaacttggggggggggggggggggggttgggagGGTTGGGGTGTTGCAAGCAAACAGGACCAATCTCGAACTCCCATCTCATCGTGCACTCTGTATCTGTTCGTCACATCGCGACGGACGGCTACCGCACGGCACCTGACGCCCGGCGCCCCGCCGCCTCAACCAGCATAAACCTCCGCCGCCGGTAGCAATCCAATTCCACTCGCCCACTCCATGCCGCAGCACGCGCTGCTCCGCCACCCACCGAACCGGAATCGGAGGCTGTTCGTCTCGCCTGGCCACGAGCCCGCATCGATCTCGCGTGGCGGCAGCATGTCCCATCGCGTAAGCGCGGCCCTTGGCCGGTGCTTGGAGCTGGAGCGCGTCATCATCAGCCGCTTCCACTCGGGAAGCCTCGGCCTCGACGACGTCGTCATGCTGTTCGACGAATTGCTCCTGGTTGCCAGGCCCGCCTCGGTCCACGCCTTCAACAAGCCCCTCACCGTCGTCTCTCGCGCCCAGGGAAGGGGCTCCTCAACCTCTGTGCTCGTCGTCTCCCTCTTCAACCGGATGGCCCGTGCCTTCCCAAACAAGGTGGCTCCCGATGGATTCACCTACAGCATCCTCATCGGTTGCTTCTGCCGCATGGGACGCCTGGAGCTTGGTTTCGCCTCCATCGGCCTCGTCCttgttgggatctttgcttcttagatgcccagacagggagcatgaacagtaggAAAGATGACAATGAAAACAGATGTCGAACTCTCCAATAATAattagaaaattcaaccctttacactgtggagagagggggctatttataccccttgccCTCGGCCAGggtttcctaaattgccccctcccaactcatttacagctcactcttaGCCGGTTCctggtaaaattacaaggtgagaggttcacaaatccgaccttctcacgtattcgggAGGTGTACAAATTCGACCTTCTCACATATTCACATTTTACTCAAATGTCTACAACCGACGAAGGTTACAACAACCTTCGGGTACCTCCGGGAGTTTGAGCCATGAAGGTTCCATGAACGAGCAAACAGCCATCATCTTCGCTCCCGGCGGTGATCTCTTTCCCCGAAGGTCTTGGCCTTCGAGCTTATGCTTCCGGGTAGCCGTTTGTCACCTTCGTCTCCCGAAGGTGAGCGCCGAAGGTCTTGCTCTTAGACCTTTTGCTCCCGACCGGCGGTTTGTTTCCTTCGCCCACCGAAGGTTGTCACCGAAGGTCTTGGTCTTTAAGCCTGTGCTTCTGAGTGATCCTTCGTCACCTTCGGGTACGCTTACCCTCCTCTCGTTGGAGCCCTGCAAAagagttagggagcatttccgagggtaGGAGCTTgtcccgaaggtccaatccccaacagtagcccctcgagggcgaggtccgaagccgacggTCCGAACCCTTGTTAATGAAGAAGATTGCGTGTAACCTTCGGGAATCTCCCGAGGAAAAATGTCTCCCGAGCCGTCGGCTGCAACGGTCGGTTTTTGTTGTATACGTGTCGTTCTCTGAATGCGCCGCTTGGGCTGCCGTCTCCTCGGTTTTACCGCTGGAACTGTTCCTTATCACCGCCTATATAAACGGAGGAGGGGGGGTAAAACCTGTGCCCTCTCGAGCTTTGCTTTCCTTCGTCGCTTTTTGCTATAAAGCAGTTTGTCCAAAGGTTCTGGTTTCGTGCGCGGTGAAGCTGCTCGTTTTCTTTGGTGTAAGTAACTTTGCGGCTCATGGCTCGCACTAAACAGCGGTGAAGCTGCTCGTTTTCTTCGGTGTAAGTAACTTTGCGGCTCATGGCTCGCACTAAACAGACAGCGAGGTTGATCGAAGGTTCGTTTGAGCCTTTGTTtctaatttgactttgttttttatttatttttgtagtTATGGCATTCATTAAGAGGGCGGTTCTCCGTACAGACTCTGGTCCAGCTCCCGAAGGAGAGGCGGGTGAGGCCATGGAGATGTTGAGCTAACGAATGCCCGAGTTTGGCTGCGCGCCAGATGTAGTTTCATACAACACAGTTCTAAAGGGTTTGTGCGACAAAAAGGGAGCTGAGGAGGCACTTGAGCTGCTCCACATGATGGTAGATGATGGAGGTGGTAGCTGCCCACCAAATGTCGTGTCGTACAATACCGTCGTCAATGGCTTGTTTAGAGATGGCCATGTGGATAGAGCTTACAGCCTATTTAGTGCAATGGATGACCAGGGGATTTTGCCAACTGTTGTGACCTACAGCATAGTCATTGATGGCTTGTGCAAAGCTCAAGCGGTTGACAGGGCTGAGGGTGTCCTTCAGCAGATGATTTATAAACGTGTCAAGCCAAATAATCGAACATATAATTGTCTGATCCATGGATATTGCTCTTCACGACAAGGGAAAG
This genomic interval from Panicum virgatum strain AP13 chromosome 8K, P.virgatum_v5, whole genome shotgun sequence contains the following:
- the LOC120646507 gene encoding E3 ubiquitin-protein ligase RNF181-like, coding for MEVARAPEGFLMPHHMYRGRRPAAATGGGPGPRRTRIMRTAPHEFYGGAMVATPSVDLDVDDGGSAPTYFTARLSRAAGSAASAVAGLPETMATTGGDGEETCCAVCREGYEAGDALRTMPCAPAFHGECIVEWLSVSSFGPLCRFKLPTQEEEDAAAQHQQPASQLG